One Natronorubrum halophilum genomic window, TGCATCTGATCGTGATTTTGAACGCGGGAGATGACGATAAAGTCGACGTCGCCCATCATGTAGTACACCTGATTGACGCCGTCGATAGCGGTGAGCGAGTCGCCGATCTCCTCGGCGTACCCGCTCTCGTGGGAGACCGACACCTCGGTGACGATGAGCATGTCCAGTCCGAGCGTGTGCGGATCGATGTTCGCAGAGATCTCCGTGATCACGTCGTTTTCTTTCAGGTTGTTCACCCGGTAGTGGACCGCAGACTTCGAGAGACCGAGTTCGTTCGACAGTTCCTCCAGATTTTTGTCGTTCGTCTCCTCGAGCCGTCTGAGGATTTCGATGTCGGTTTCGTCGAGATCAGGACCCATATTAGTATTCCGTTTCGCGGGTGCGGAGTTAAACGTCCCTACTCCGTCCGAAAGAGCGCACACGAAGGCGGCGCAGCCGGTATCGGTCGCGGCGACGGTTACCGATCCATCGCCGCGTCCGAGACCTCGAGCGCGTCGTTGAGGACCGCGACGGCCTCGTCGATGTCCGACTCCGTGATCGTCAGCGGCGGGGCGATGATCAGGGTGTTGATCATGTTCGCCACGTAGACCCCGCCGTCGGCCGCCGCGGCCGAAACCTCGTCGACGACCGTCGTCCCCTTCGAAATCTTGTCCTCGCGGGAGCCGAAGGGGACGCGCTCGTCGGGGTCTCTCGTAAGTTCGATGCCGCGGAAGAGCCCGATGCCGCGGGTGTCCCCGACGCTCGGGTGCTCCTCGGCGAGTTCCTCGAGACGATCGCCCAGGTAGTTGCC contains:
- a CDS encoding Lrp/AsnC family transcriptional regulator, with the translated sequence MGPDLDETDIEILRRLEETNDKNLEELSNELGLSKSAVHYRVNNLKENDVITEISANIDPHTLGLDMLIVTEVSVSHESGYAEEIGDSLTAIDGVNQVYYMMGDVDFIVISRVQNHDQMHALIDDIVEIDGVNETSSQFVIQELQTGDRLLDNTSGGMIDEILD